In Zingiber officinale cultivar Zhangliang chromosome 3B, Zo_v1.1, whole genome shotgun sequence, a single window of DNA contains:
- the LOC121968594 gene encoding probable xyloglucan endotransglucosylase/hydrolase protein 32 yields MVIQHEPHQFYSVSSSVYQNWGSTASAVTIYINPVQPPVLPHPKPLTSPFRLMAPFLIPLLLLVLQNLIFINSQPSPGYSPSSSLSPIKFGEGYTNLWGPEHQTISPDQYSTTIWLDSNSGSGFKSINSYRNGYFGASVKLQSGYTAGTNTAFYLSNDQAYPGFHDEVDIEFLGNIEGQPYVLQTNVYVRGSGDGGDGQIVGREMRFHLWFDPTADFHHYAILWNPDEIIFFVDDVPIRRYARKMEAIFPERQMWVYGSIWDASNWATDNGRYRTDYRYQPFVGRYTNFKIGGCTESASPSCQLVFSSPSGNGLSSEQYAAMEWVQKNYMVYYYCQDYTRDHSLTPEC; encoded by the exons ATGGTCATTCAACACGAACCACATCAGTTCTACTCTGTTTCTTCCTCTGTTTACCAAAACTGGGGTTCAACCGCTTCGGCTGTTACAATCTATATAAACCCTGTGCAACCTCCCGTCCTCCCCCATCCTAAGCCATTGACCTCTCCCTTCAGACTAATGGCACCTTTTCTCATCCCCTTGCTTTTGCTAGTCCTCCAGAATCTCATCTTCATCAATTCCCAACCATCTCCTGGGTACTCCCCCAGTTCCTCACTGAGCCCAATTAAGTTCGGAGAAGGTTACACTAATCTCTGGGGACCCGAGCACCAAACCATTTCTCCAGATCAGTACTCAACCACCATTTGGCTCGACAGCAACTCAG GAAGTGGATTCAAGTCGATCAATTCTTACAGGAATGGCTACTTCGGGGCCTCCGTCAAACTCCAAAGTGGCTACACTGCCGGCACCAACACAGCATTCTAT CTTTCTAATGATCAAGCGTACCCTGGATTCCATGACGAAGTGGACATCGAATTCCTGGGGAACATAGAAGGGCAGCCGTACGTGCTGCAGACGAATGTGTACGTGAGAGGCAGTGGCGACGGCGGCGACGGTCAGATCGTTGGCCGGGAGATGAGGTTCCACCTTTGGTTCGACCCGACGGCCGACTTCCACCACTATGCGATTCTTTGGAATCCAGATGAGATCAT ATTTTTTGTCGACGACGTACCGATACGAAGATATGCTAGAAAGATGGAGGCGATATTCCCCGAACGGCAAATGTGGGTGTATGGCTCCATATGGGACGCATCAAATTGGGCCACTGATAATGGAAGATACAGAACAGACTACAGGTATCAACCTTTTGTGGGGAGATACACTAATTTTAAGATAGGAGGGTGCACAGAGTccgcatcgccgagctgccagttggtgTTCTCGTCGCCGTCTGGAAACGGGCTTAGCTCGGAGCAATACGCAGCTATGGAGTGGGTTCAGAAGAACTATATGGTCTACTACTATTGTCAAGATTACACGAGAGACCATTCTCTCACACCTGAGTGTTGA